The Salmo salar chromosome ssa02, Ssal_v3.1, whole genome shotgun sequence genome segment CGTGTATGTGCGTGTCAAGTGTTTCTGCATACATGCCAGTGCATTACAAACTGCCATAGTCCATTTCCTATTTCAATACAAATGGATAGTTCtcctcgaacacacacacacgttacaaagAGGAAAAAGAGTCCCTCCCTCTCAAATGCAGGTGGATCTATAAAAATGGTACAACACTTTAGATTACAATTGCCAGGGCTACATCTggaatggctccctattccttatatagtgcactacactatattgggaatagggagaCATTTTCTGGATATATGTCCCAGGAATGAGAAGAGCTTGAGAAGAGAAAAGAAACCTATCCCGATTCCCAGACAAAAATATTTTACAGTCTCAACACTAAACAAAAAAATGCTTTACTTTAACcaaaaaaaaagtacaaaattAAAAGTATGAATACTATAATGCAATTGTTTTGtacattttctttaaaaaagaaaatgaaaaagGCATGACATCATACCAAATACCAAACAAATAAAACAAAGTCTGAGCACATTTTGGTCTCaacccaaaaaaatatatattctttgTGATTTAAACGTCTTTTAAACAGCAATTTGCAAAATCCCGACTCATAAGGAAGAAGAAACACCAGTTTTAGGAAACATCAACATTCCCCTACTAGTGTTGGCATTTTTCATTTTATCCCATTTTCTCTCTTTTTACATCTCTTGAAACTATGTACATGTCAGTAAAAAAAATAGGGAAAAAATGATTTTTCATTACTTTATATACATTACAAAGTCTCAAAAAGGGGACGGGCCCAGAGTCTGAGTACATCAGTGGAGGATGGGGAGTGTGGGTTGTTTCTGTataaatcccaaatggcaccctattccctacatagtgcactgcttttgagcaGGGCCCTAGTGCACTAATTGGGAATAGGGTGTCCacctatttgggacacagcccaagTCTCCTGTTTAATGCTACAATCCCTCCACAAACTTCTCCAGCGTATCTCCCGTCGTATCCCCTCCCGTGCCCAAGTCATTCTTCAACCCTCCTCTGGCGGGCGTGTTCATCTGCGATAGCATATCGCTCTGCTCCGCCAAGTGTCCCTGGTCCATGTAGCCAGGCATGGGGCCCCCCAAGCCCGGGTGGGGGGACCCTGGGTGGGATGAGGGCTGAACCTGGGGTGAAGGGCTGGAATGTGGGGGTTGTTGCGAGGGCGGGCACGGGGATTGTACAGGTGCAGGGGACCGGTTGGAGAGGGATTTGGCCATGGGGGATTGGCCAGGGAGGTGAGCTCCAGGCTGGGGCTGGCTGGCCAGCAGGTGGGCCTGGGGACTCATGGTGGGGCTAGGCAGGACCGGGGAGCTGCCCATCTGCTGCTTGAGGATGGCCTGTTGGTTAGAGATACTCTGCTGTTGTTGCTGGAGCATCCGCTGGTGCAAGAGGTTCtgggtggtggaggtggggtccaTGCCCATGCCAGATTGACCCATTTGGGCCATGGGAGGGAGCTGGCCCTGGGCCTGCATGGCTAGCTGCTGCATGTGGAGCTGAGAGTAGCTGGCCGTCTGGCCTTGGGTCTGGGGAGGGAACGGACCTGGATGGgccggctgctgctgctgctgttgttgttgttgttgttgttgttgttgttgctgctgctgttgtcgAAGGAGCTGTCTCCGGTAGAGCTCCTGTATCTGGGCAGCGTTGGGTTGGGGGTTGTGTCCAGGGTTCATGAGTTGCCCCTGGGGTCCTAAGGCAGCCATCCCTTGGGCGGTGGGTTGTTGAGGCTGCTGCGGGGGCATCCCGGGCCTCTGGCCCCCCCCGGCCCCAGCCTGCATCGCCGGCTGGGCTCCCAACATTCCCGGCTGCTGTTGTTGCAGGGGGTTGCTGGCGTGGTACTTGGCCGTTCTCTGTTTGATGAATGCCGCCATGAGCTGGGGGTTGGACTTCAGGATGTTGAggacctgctgctgctgctgtggtgaGCTGGGGGACTTGAGGGTCATCAGGAGGTCCTGGAGGGCATTGGGGGCGATGGCACCGGGTCTCTGGGATGGCGTCTGGGGTCTGGGACCCCCCGGCTGGGGGACTAGCATCCTCTGAGCCTGTTGCTGAGGAGACATCATGGGTCTCTGTTGCGTCGGTATCCCCTGCTGGGGTTGACCCACCTGAGGGACTCCAACTCCTGGTTGTCCAGGCTGAGCTCCCGCTATGGCTCCCCCAGCGCTGGGCCACTGACCAGGGGCCATGGGCTGCTGCATGCCCTGGGGCCCTCTGGGTCCCACCATTTGACCCCCAACCATCTGCATAGGTCCGGCCATGCGTTGCTGCTGCTGGGTGTGAGGCTGGGGGTTCTGCTGGTGCAGTGGCAGGCCGTTCATGTTGACCCGGTAGttctgctggttctgctgctgcgcCTGGGCCACCATCTCAATGTGCCGCGCCATCTTGACCGCAGCGAGAGGGGGTTGTTGTTGAGAAGGTTGTTGAGGTTGAGGGGGTGGCTGGGGTTGGGGAGGTTGCGGGGGGAGAGGTGACTGTTGCTGGTGTACAGGAGACGCTTGAGGTCCCCCTTTGCCCTGGGAAGCTGGCGTAAGGGGATGACCGTTGCGAGGAGGGAACACTGGTGACATACCTGCAGCGTTTGGGGTCTGCGGCTGGTTCGAAAGCAGTTGTTGGGGGGTTTGGGGTGTGTTAGGCTGGGGGTGTGAGGGGGTGGTGTTGGGGGTTGTAGTGGGGGCCTGAGGGGGGGACGGTAAGCTCTGGGGCATTGCTCTTCCCTGCATGGTGGCCATTCTTCTCCTCATCATCTGAGCCTGCTGTAAGCGGTGCTGGAGCTGCTGCTGCCTAAGCTTGTGCTTGATGTTAAGACAGAACGGTACAGGACACTTGTTCTCCTGGCAGTGCTTggcatggtagcagcacagagCAATGAGCTGCTTGCACACAGGGCAACCACCGTTAGTCTTCCTCTTGCAACCTAAAATAGATAAGATATGTTATTGTTAAGGATATATCGAAGtgtattggttgatgtttttcctttgagaaatgaagaagcagccctgttcagaacgagggtcgagtgaagtgtactgtttgtTAGAGGCGCGTGACCGGAAagcacgctccactttgttttcatccggtattgaacacagtttatcccatcttaaattgtatcgactatttacgttaaaaaatacctaaagttgtattaggaaagttgtttgaaatgtttggactaagtttacaggtaacttatgagatattttgtagtcatgttgcgcgagttggaaccggtgtttctggatcaaacgcgccaaataaattgacattttggatatataacgacggaattaatcgaacaaaaggacaatttgtgatgtttatgggacatattggagtgccaacagaagaagctcgtcaaaggtaaggcatgaattatatcgttatttctgacttttgtgtcgcgcctggcgggattaaatatgattgtctgtgtttgtttgatggggtgctgtcctcagataatggcatggtttgctttcgccgtaaagcctccttgaaatctgacaccgtggctggattaacaagaagtcaaGCTTTAATTTGACATATTGCAtgtgtattttcaagaatgttaaatatttacaattctgtagtttgaatttggcgccctgcactggatgttggtcaggtgggacggtagcgtcccatctagcctagagaggttaagtgccttgctcaagggcacaacggcaggaCACTGATGCCAGCAACCAATTTCATTACCTTTGGTGTGCTGCACCACGCGCTTCATCTTTTGGCAGGACGGCAGGCTGCAGTTGGCGTTGCGACACTGGCAGGCGTGAACCAGGGACTGGATGCAGCGCTGGATGCTGAGACGGCGTGACTCCTGGGGGCTCTTAGAGGCCTCGCCGGCGCCGCCCGCTCCATTGCCGCCGTCGTCGTCCAGCCCTAGGCCCCACTTGACCATCTGGTGCTCGTGGCCCTTGGCGGCGTAGCAGTTGATACACAGGTCAAAGTCCTGAGAGGTGGGGGTTAATACATGCATGGGCAGATGTAAGTGACAGAGAGGACAGCTATTGCCTGCTTGCTCTTTAGGGTCTAGGCCGGTttactgtaaagcactttgacaACTGGCTTCATAAAATTCATTTGATTGATTGGGACACAGGAACATGGTCTAAATCTCCAAAGACGGTGAGGATGtatgcacacgtgtgtgtgtgtgtgtgtgtcttacctcaCAGACGGTACAGTGCCAGCGTGTCTCCACGTGGTGTTTACACTCGTTGCAGGTGTAAACGAAGCGGTCCTGACCTTGGTTGTGCAGCTCCACCAGCATGCACATGGTGCTCCACTTACACCTTATGGAAACAAATGGTAGGAATTCATCAACCAATGGTCCTCTATGGCAGGggttttcaaacctctcctcggggacccccagtcgttccatgtatttgatctattccacagctagcacacctgattcaacttgtcaactaaccaGCCTTGAAtaggtgaatcaggtgagttaGTTCTGGGCTACAAATAAATTGTGAAACGTCTGGTGGTCCCTGAGGAGAGTTTAGAAACCACTGGCCTACGGAACGCTCAACCTTACCGTCTGAGAGCCACTACATCCATCAAGCAATTTTAAAACTGGCTTAAAAATACCCAAACTCACTTTAACAGACTATCTCTGTGAAGGCCTTTCAGCATCTACCGTTGTTGCTTTAGCTGGCTTGATTCTTACTGAATGTTTCCTTTTTATTGATACATTTAGGACACTTaacagaggctcttatccagagggccttagtcagtgcattcaacttagGTAGGCAAGTCAACAGTCATAATTGTTCAATTCTAACGTAGAATTCAAGAGGTAGAAGTTTGAGATTCCTCCATTATGAAAAGCGCtatacaaatcaaatgtattatcaTTACCTCCTGAGAGAGCTGAACTCCCAGTGCTTGTCCCGGGCCAGGGTGAGGAAGGCGTCGCGGCCGTCCATCAGGTCACAGTTCAGCAGGGGGTCAGGGTCCATGATGGGGGGCAACATGTTGGCCATCTGGGCCGAGTGCAGGTGGATCACAAAGaacacctggagggagagaggagagaaatactCTTGAAGAGAGCATCACTCAATTCCTGATTGTTTGCCATTGGGTTTGGGTCAGGCCAATAATATCCCAGCTCAGAGATTATAGAAGAGAACTGACACATGGCACCATTCTAAGAAACAACTTCATAAAACAGTTATAGCCATTGAAAGACGACATGCATTTCAAAGCAAGCGTGGTGACGTCATCATACCTCTTTGTGTTTGTCAAGGCTGGCGTAGAGCTTCTGGGACAGGTCATTGGCTACATTCGGCATGCCAGGCTTCTTCTTATTGGTTCGGCTCACGCTGCCCTTGTTCTTATTGGTCTTCTTGCTGTTCTTCTTCTTGGCGTTCTTCGTGTCCCCCGGCGTGCCctgaggggaagagaagagggaagagtTTGAAAAATATGGCAAATTAACAAATGTTTAGACACAGGACAGTGAGGGCACAAACATTCACCACATGCATGTTATGCATTTGACTATTAAATTATTTCCCATTAATAAAAACATTAAGACAAATTTGACTAGACAGGTAGGAGTTATGTATCGATAATGATGTCTCTAGTACTATCATCGGTCTACCCTATGActcgtctctcctcctcccacctcagGTGTGTCGGAGCAGGCTACGTtctcctccttcttcctctcttccgCCTCCTGTTCCAGCTCCTTGATGCTCTCCTCCAGCACGTTGGGCCAGAAGTCCCCCTCGAAGTAGGGCATCTCGTTGGCCTCCGTCAGACAGTCCTCTGTCGCCTGCTTGAAAATGTCCTGGAGAAAAACATAGGAGAAGAAGATTACTTTAAGTGTCCAATGGACACAAATGTTCAACTAATATGAGTCTTCTGCTTGGCTGGTTGTTGCTGTTCTAGCCCTATTAATACATTCAGAAACCTCAAAACACTTTAGAGGTTGAAGGCTTGGTTGGCCCGGTTGCATAGAAGACAACTTTCCCAAGGCTAAGGCTGGGGACTCAACTGTACCAAGTCTACAAGATAGGCCTGAAAGGCTTTAGCCATTGAGAGGCCTACCTTGAAGTTGTGGATGATCCTCTCCACAAAAGCAGTATCCAGCATCTTCTTGTACCACTCCTGCAGCCTCTTGGGCTTGGGGGATCTAACTTTAACTCTTAATCCTtaccttaatcctaaccttaatcctaaccttaatcctaaatCACCTTGAAGTCATGGAGGATCCTCTCAGCGAAGGCCTTCTCCAGCATCTTCCTGTACCACTCCTGCAGCCTCTTGGGCTTGGGGATCTTCTGGTCGGCAGGGTGGCAGTGGAAGATGTAGTCGTCCCCCTCGCTGGGGGGGCACGCCCAGATGTGAccctgagagtagctgagggggaGAAGAGACAATGATTGGTTGTTTTGGTAGGGAGACATATTTAATGCAAGTGGGGAGTTACCTCCAAGTAAAGTGCTTTTATTTGAGAAAACTGCAATATGAATGCATATCATTGTACTATTAATTAAGACCTACCCGAGTTTCTTTACATACTCCAGGTAGCCAATCAGGATCTCATGATAGACGGCCGTCCTTAGCAGTCGAGGTTTGAAGAAGTGAATACTGTCCAGGTAAGATATGTAAACCCGTCTGTGGAGGAAGGGAGACACAGGAATAAACAAATGTCATCAATTACCCCGAACCAGCCCCATGTAGGGGGTACAGGTACTCTAGACCAGCCCCATGTAAGGGGTACAGGTACTCTAGACCAGCCCCATGTAGGGGGTACAGGTACTCTAGACCAGCCCCATGTAAGGGGTACAGGTACTCTAGACCAGCCCCATGTAAGGGGTACAGGTACTCTAGACCAGCCCCATGTAAGGGGTACAGGTACTCTAGACCAGCCCGCATGTAAGGGGTACAGGTACTCTAGACCAGCCCCATGTAAGGGGTACAGGTACTCTAGACCAGCCCCATGTAAGGGGTACAGGTACTCTAGACCAGCCCCATGTAAGGGGTACAGGTACTCTAGACCAGCCCCATGTAAGGGGTACAGGTACTCTAGACCAGCCCCATGTAAGGGGTACAGGTACTCTAGACCAGCCCCATGTAAGGGGTACAGGTACTCTAGACCAGCCCCATGTAAGGGGTACAGGTACTCTAGACCAGCCCCATGTAAGGGGTACAGGCACTCTAGACCAGCCCCATGTAAGGGGTACAGGCACTCTAGACCAGCCCCATGTAAGGGGTACAGGCACTCTAGACCAGCCCCATGTAAGGGGTACAGGCACTCTAGACCAGCCCCATGTAAGGGGTACAGGTACTCTAGACCAGCCCCATGTAAGGGGTACAGGTACTCTAGACCAGCCCCATGTAAGGGGTACAGGTACTCTAGACCAGCCCCATGTAAGGGGTACAGGTACTCTAGACCAGCCCCATGTAAGGGGTACAGGTACTCTAGACCAGCCCCATGTAAGGGGTACAGGTACTCTAGACCAGCCCCATGTAAGGGGTACAGGTACTCTAGACCAGCCCCATGTAAGGGGTACAGGTACTCTAGACCAGCCCCATGTAAGGGGTACAGGTACTCTAGACCAGCCCCATGTAAGGGGTACAGGTACTCCAGACCAGCCCCATGTAGGGGGTACAAGTACTCCGAACCAGCCCCATGTAAGGGGTACAGGTACTCCAGACCAGCCCCATGCAAGGGGTACAGGTACTCTAGACCAGCCCCATGTAAGGGGTACAGGTACTCTAGACCAGCCCCATGTAAGGGGTACAGGTACTCTAGACCAGCCCCATGTAAGGGGTACAGGTACTCTAGACCAGCCCCATGTAGGGGGTACAAGTACTCCGAACCAGCCCCATGTAAGGGGTACAGGTACTCTAGACCAGCCCCATGTAAGGGGTACAGGTACTCTAGACCAGCCCCATGTAGGGGGTACAGGTACTCTAGACCAGCCCCATGTAGGGGGTACAGGTACTCTAGACCAGCCCCATGTAGGGGGTACAGGTACTCTAGACCAGCCCCATGTAGGGGGTACAGGTACTCTAGACCAGCCCCATGTAGGGGGTACAGGTACTCTAGACCAGCCCCATGTAGGGGGTACAGGTACTCTAGACCAGCCCCATGTAGGGGGTACAGGTACTCTAGACCAGCCCCATGTAGGGGGTACAGGTACTCTAGACCAGCCCCATGTAGGGGGTACAGGTACTCTAGACCAGCCCCATGTAGGGGGTACAGGTGCTGACCTGGTGTTTGGGAAGGAGCAGTCCGAGCCGTACTCTTGAACGTGCATCCCGAAGAAACACACATCCACGCCGTCGATCTCCTCAAAGGCGAAAAGCGCTTTGGTTCTGTAGGGGAAGGTCTCCGACATCTCACCTGTGTCCACAAACCTGACCAGAAAAAACAGAAAGACAGACGTCTGTCTACATCGAACATTAACCACATGTGTCAAAGAGGCCAAACTGAatgggcggcgggtagcctagtagttaagagctttgggccagtaaacgaaaggtcgatgtgcccttgagcaaggtgcttaaccctaatttgctcctgtaagtcactctggataagagcgtctgctaaatatggACTGACCATTGAAGGCAGTAACAGGGAGTGTTTACAGGTTCAACAACATGGGATTTAAAAGATGAATATATGATCATTAGGTTTTATGTGGTGTATTCTTATCTCTTGGGCTCTCTGCAAAGCCAAAGTCAAACAAGGGTGCCAACCACACTGTTTACGGGCAACAATAAAACAGGAGCGTGGGCAAATATTTAGTGTATTGACTATGTTGAGGTACAGACAAGACTTCCTTACATGCTGTGAAAGTGCCTGCACAACTAAAGTAGTGCAATAAATGTGTATACCGTCAGTACTCTAAAATGTTAGGTAGTGCACTACACGTGCGTGTCcactcctcagtctctacctggaTTTCATGCCAGGTTTGACCTCTGTAGTTTTGTCAGAGCTGGCCACCACTCGTACGTACACCTCCCCTGCCTCAGGGTGGTTCTGCCTCTTCAGATACTTATTCACCCGGTCCTCGATGTACATGCCCAACCGCGTCGTCtgcaaccctacacacacacggagagattGGTCCAAAAAGGTCACAAACCAAGCCTTCATTCAGCAGGACATGTTTTATGTATGAATAAATGTGCAGACAGAGTCTAATTTAGCTTAATGCCATGTGGATGGAAAGGTCAAACACGCTCTCTGGTACTACAAATACCAGAGGCAAAACCGCAAATGTGTGGGTGAAAGAGAGAGCTACTGCAGGTAATTGGAGAAAGCCAGTGATGTCATAAGTCCATGACATTTACCATATGGAAGTGGTTTGTCATAAAGAGAAAGGCTTCTGTAAAGCTTGAATAACTAGGCTATTAAACTGATGTTCAAAAAGATTTTGGCTTTATTTTCGATATTGCATGACGAATTGGCTAAGTATTCCAATACTCTTAAAGGGGAAATCAGCCATTGATACATCAATTTATGACCTTGAAGGGTTGATACAGTGTGTACACATTGATTATTGaaaaatataacttagaaatggctcatgagctcagttcaaccatcgtaccccatcagaacccaaaataagctgttttactccaatgtttgaaaACAAAGTAAATATAACCAAACActatataccgtaatttccggactattgagcgcacctgaatataagccgcacccactgaattaattttttgtaatttattttgaacataaataagccgcacatgtctataagccgcaggtgcctaccggtacatagaaacaaatgaactttacacaggctttaacgaaacacggcttgtaacaaaaataaataggctttaacgaaacacggcttgtaacaaaaataaataggctttaatgaaacacggcttgtaacaaaaataaataggctttaaggaaacacggcttgtaacaaaaataaataggctttaatgaaacacggcttgtaacaaaaataaataggctttaacgaaacacggcttgtaacaaaaataaataggctttaatgaaacacggcttgtaacaaaaataaataggctttaacgaaacacggcttgtaacaaaaaataaaaaattagcagtaagctttagttgtctttttgcactgagtcaattcctcatgctgctgtttccaacgtcttatcatcgactcattaagaccaagctcccgtgcagcagctctatttccttttccaacagccagatcaatcgccttcaacttgaaagctgcatcatatgcatttctccgtgtctttgccatgatgagggtgacaaaatgactaccgtaatcagaatgatgggaagtttgagagcgctcgatttaatctaaacagtaaacaaaaaagttgtttgaccttaacccgttcggcaatttcattggtctaatgaaagcttcatgccggcaaaaaactgagcacgtcacagaatgtttttttttttagaaaaaaaattgaaagcgggaaaaatccatatattagccgcgtcattgtttaagccgcgaggttcaaagcctgggaaaaaatgtgcagcttatagtccggaatttacggtagccTATAATAAAACTATATTTTTGATACCACAGATGCTCagccttgcatccatagcttggtctatgaatttgaaagcagttacatttctccagccccatcactcAGCTTTGTACCGAAACAGGGGCGGGGATAACGctgtgttattgtttcaactgcggaTTGCCACTTTAAGATGGGGCTTAAGGCCAGGGAATGGAAAAGAGGACGTACGTTTTGCAGAAAATTTGTTGTCTTTCCGTGTTTTCCCACTCTTCTTCAAACAGTTGTCACAGATGAAACTGCAAggtgagagaaagaaaaagagtcaTTCATGTAACTGGTATCGAATAGAACTTCTTCCCACCATTTTGTGACACTGTCAGAGATTAGGCTGGATGTTTACCCGGATGGCCAGATGACGTCATAATGTAGAACACATATCTGATGCATCTTCCGTCCGCAATCTTTACAGTCAACAAACCTGGTGACAAAAACACCACATCTTGGTTTACTACAGAAACCCATTACCCGTTATGTCCCCCATTTAGGGCAACAGTTTCTCTTCTTGTTTGTTTCAATTGTACTGTTCATGATATGTAAGAGTGCTGATTGGCTTGACTGCTAGAACAGGAAGCCATAGAGAGATCAACATTCACTTAATATTCCTCCAGTTCTTACGCACGTGCAAGCAGACCAATGCAAGTGCGCCTTTGTAGGAGGGGTTGGAACACAATACTCATATGTAGCCCATTATTCATTTATAtattcataaaaaatatatacttttgttATAATAAACCTCCAATGTGTAAATAGAATGGAAATTAAAAGGTGAGCAAAAGTGGAGATCTACGAGTGGCTCTTATGTTGTCTATTAAAAATAATCCACGTGCCAAAGGTGTACATGTTGAAATGCTCCCCTACGTGATATAAAACTAAACACCAGATGGCGCTTCAGAGCTGAGCAGGAAGTCTAGTAGGGACATTGCAGGAGCAGCAGGCTGATATGAAAGGTATATGgagtgagtgtgagctggttaaAGAGCCTTACGGTTCAGGGTCTAGTGTATCGTTCTTCTTCCTCTCAAACTGGTCTTTACATATCAttctgaagaggcagagaagacagCAACTGGTTAGATGACACGGTTAAATCATGACATGAAACAAACATTTACTGCAAATACCTGAATAAAAAACAAGACCCTATTGGAGTTTGAATGAGATGAAGTGGAGAACAAGGTAAGCAGAGACGGGTTGACTCACGTCTGTGGTTGTGCCGGGTCGTCCCCTAACGTCACATTGTGCCCCTGGATCTCATTGAAGCACTTCTCACAGAAATGATACCTGGAACAAgacgagacacacacatacacacactatagcACACGGAACACAGAAAATGGCACCAGGCCCAAAGAGCACCAACAGACATTCAAAACATCCACTTGCCTCAACTAGATATAACTGAATTGTGGTTGTCGTACCTAGCTTCCTTAAGTAGACGCATTaactaagtcactctggataaaagtgtctgctaaatgtacaGATCTGAAATACGATGACTACCTAAAAAGGTTGTCAGTGCATATGAACATCAGAAAAGTCATTCCTATGTCAGAGTTGTACAGTACTTGCACTTTTAACTTCAATGCATATCTTTCCATTAGGACTTGGGAGTGTCAGAACAGAAGACCATGCTGCAAGAGAGATCAGGGCCTGTATATTCATAAAGCATTTCAGAAAaggagtggtgatctaggatcagatcccccccGGATCCACGTTATCTTATGGCGTTATCTGGCGATCTAAAAcggccaaactgatcctagatcagcactcctaatcGGAGATGCTTTATTAATATGGGCTCAGAGCATGCGGCCTTGTGTTACAGCGTTATGCTATCTATTCACACGCCACGGCCGCTGTGCTGCACAACCCCATTCCAACGCATGCAGAGGAAAAACTAGCTGCAGTTACATGACCTGAACACCAGGCGGAGCAAGGGGGCAGTGTTCTGATTGAGCACTCTGCCATTTAGCGCAGAGAGGCAACTCTTACCTGTTCTGGTAGCTGTAGTAGGTACCGCCGGTGGGTATGGTGCACAACTGCTTACCATAACAGCAGAGAGTTTGAGGAGAGAACTCATACTGCAAAGGAAGTGGCCAACAAGAAAATGTTAGAATACAGATTTGCAAGAAAAGTTCATTTCAGAGATGCAAACAATCTCTGCCTccgatccctccctccctttctccactaccctcccatccctccatctcacctTGCGGCCGCAGCAGTAGCCAAGGCTCATCATAACGGGGTCTATCTCCAGCTCAAACACCTCGGCCAGCTTGGAGCAGAACTTGTAGACGCGGGACGTCTTGCGGTTGTAGATCCAGGCGTTGTTGAACATGACCCAGATGTCTTCCACGTACTGCCAGGGTTCCTGGTACTGACCCGTGTCCAGCTTACGCTTTATGGTGGACAGGTCGATGGGGTTCTTCACGATGTCAAAGTAGTCCTGGGGGGAAGAAAGTCAATTGTTCATCAGACCGCATCAGTCAATCGCTACACCTAACAAACGTATGCAGACATGGGCAAAAATTAAGACTTTCAGCTTTTCATAGAAAATAAAGTGAATATAACCCATGATTC includes the following:
- the LOC106590442 gene encoding CREB-binding protein isoform X1; translation: MAENLLDVGPPNSKRPKLNSPALSASDGPVDLGSLSWDDLENDLPDELIPNGGSGLGGMTGGAMPSNGGNANPGGPGPLGSKVPDAVAKHKQLSELLRVGSASGLTGGAGGGTQPGGIGGQLGAAHGKSSLGQGSPKAGTGQNFNQSLGGHAGMLAQGGQHQPGQVINGGLGLGPGGGRGRGQYQAMQGAPGGGAGSSLAETLTQQGGPQVGAATLNVAAAAQQAGNMNKLGLGSNGGSPFGGQYSQGGPGQGVNPQQLQNKAAPLTAVTSVPNLSQQQPGQQVPSVGMVPVPGSVSISGPTADPEKRKLIQQQLVLLLHAHKCQRREQANGEVRACALPHCRTMKNVLNHMTHCQAGKSCQVAHCASSRQIISHWKNCTRHDCPVCLPLKNASDKKNQQPLLSSPNAALQNSLASVVSGAPSLNTPTPIDPSSMQRAYAALGLPYSNQTPTPGQTPPGGQNATQGQHPQRMRPINALGNQMALGGGAMGVASSDQTNLHSDSLNANQLLSDGSGVGSMGGSLPTAAPLSASGVRKTWHEHVTQDLRNHLVHKLVQAIFPTPDPAALKDRRMENLVAYARKVEGDMYESANSRDEYYHFLAEKIYKIQKELEEKRRSRLQKQIINQGPLTAAGAQQQPGGLPQPNTLGPGQSVRPQNGPVSMPNVPNQIMNRMQIVQGLNQFSPMALPNIQMSQQPLGPRAASPMNHPTQINMGSVPSMGLSPSRMPQAQGMLGAHGGGGSMVGQTANQNSQFHPPQTPFPPSASGAMNANNLGLGQPPAQAAVTQQQSPQQQSANLPMSALGPLGLQLPSQPPLRSTPPPSSSTGGPTTNLQPPKPSSRSSTPTLSTHGPGPSNTPPRPNLTQTQPPQPQPHTPLQPQTQSQPQPELPTVQPPTTPLSQTGASLDNRVPTPASAASGDLHSHSQHALPDLPAQETKAELRLRDQRDFESASGKTEPKMETEEDSGSLSVKEEPEEKQVPMETEEKKLEMKNEPKEEEGGGANGTVSSSPSQSRRKIFKPEELRQALMPTLESLYRQDPESLPFRQPVDPMVLGIPDYFDIVKNPIDLSTIKRKLDTGQYQEPWQYVEDIWVMFNNAWIYNRKTSRVYKFCSKLAEVFELEIDPVMMSLGYCCGRKYEFSPQTLCCYGKQLCTIPTGGTYYSYQNRYHFCEKCFNEIQGHNVTLGDDPAQPQTMICKDQFERKKNDTLDPEPFVDCKDCGRKMHQICVLHYDVIWPSGFICDNCLKKSGKTRKDNKFSAKRLQTTRLGMYIEDRVNKYLKRQNHPEAGEVYVRVVASSDKTTEVKPGMKSRFVDTGEMSETFPYRTKALFAFEEIDGVDVCFFGMHVQEYGSDCSFPNTRRVYISYLDSIHFFKPRLLRTAVYHEILIGYLEYVKKLGYSQGHIWACPPSEGDDYIFHCHPADQKIPKPKRLQEWYRKMLEKAFAERILHDFKDIFKQATEDCLTEANEMPYFEGDFWPNVLEESIKELEQEAEERKKEENVACSDTPEGTPGDTKNAKKKNSKKTNKNKGSVSRTNKKKPGMPNVANDLSQKLYASLDKHKEVFFVIHLHSAQMANMLPPIMDPDPLLNCDLMDGRDAFLTLARDKHWEFSSLRRCKWSTMCMLVELHNQGQDRFVYTCNECKHHVETRWHCTVCEDFDLCINCYAAKGHEHQMVKWGLGLDDDGGNGAGGAGEASKSPQESRRLSIQRCIQSLVHACQCRNANCSLPSCQKMKRVVQHTKGCKRKTNGGCPVCKQLIALCCYHAKHCQENKCPVPFCLNIKHKLRQQQLQHRLQQAQMMRRRMATMQGRAMPQSLPSPPQAPTTTPNTTPSHPQPNTPQTPQQLLSNQPQTPNAAGMSPVFPPRNGHPLTPASQGKGGPQASPVHQQQSPLPPQPPQPQPPPQPQQPSQQQPPLAAVKMARHIEMVAQAQQQNQQNYRVNMNGLPLHQQNPQPHTQQQQRMAGPMQMVGGQMVGPRGPQGMQQPMAPGQWPSAGGAIAGAQPGQPGVGVPQVGQPQQGIPTQQRPMMSPQQQAQRMLVPQPGGPRPQTPSQRPGAIAPNALQDLLMTLKSPSSPQQQQQVLNILKSNPQLMAAFIKQRTAKYHASNPLQQQQPGMLGAQPAMQAGAGGGQRPGMPPQQPQQPTAQGMAALGPQGQLMNPGHNPQPNAAQIQELYRRQLLRQQQQQQQQQQQQQQQQQQQPAHPGPFPPQTQGQTASYSQLHMQQLAMQAQGQLPPMAQMGQSGMGMDPTSTTQNLLHQRMLQQQQQSISNQQAILKQQMGSSPVLPSPTMSPQAHLLASQPQPGAHLPGQSPMAKSLSNRSPAPVQSPCPPSQQPPHSSPSPQVQPSSHPGSPHPGLGGPMPGYMDQGHLAEQSDMLSQMNTPARGGLKNDLGTGGDTTGDTLEKFVEGL